The window CGAGGATCGGTCGGCTTTGATCGAATCCGATCACGCGGGCCAGCGTAGGTGACGCATCGGTGGGTTGAAGTTCGCAGATGGCGCCGAGCGGTGCGATCAAGCCTTGCACTGTCACCGCGTCGCCGGTCACGGCAGCAACGCGACCGCGAACCTGGAATGGGACCATTGTCCGCAGCGCCGCCTTGGTGGCATCGGCATCGGGGAGACGTGGTGGCGACAGCCTGGGAACGTTCATCATCGCAATTGCTCTCCCAAGCGTTGCAGTTGAGCCTCCAGACCTGCGTGGATCTCCCCGCTGTTTTGCCGGAGGACGACATCACCAACGTCGAGTGTCGCATCGCCGATGACCTCCGAGTCTTCGGGCAGATCGGAATGGGCGAGTAACGCGCGCAGCGCCGGGCCAAGCTGCGCAAGCGTAGTGGGATGGACCGCGAGCGTCAGTCGGTTTTCAGACCGCGTGCCGTGCAAGGCTTCTCGGGCCCATCGAACTAACAGGTGTTCTGACGTCGCCGGCTTCGCCGTTTTGTTGTCCGCGAGATCGGCGGGCAATGTCAACTGTGATCGTGTGAGTTGTCCCGCCGCAGTGATCGCTGTCGTTGTCAGCGCGTCAACGTAGTGTTGCATCCAATCGTCGTATTGCTGCGTCATCTGCACGACAGCAGTGTGCAGTGACTCAACATGCGTTTTCGCTTTTTGTTCAGCTCGGCAATCAATGTGTGATTCGATCTCGGCCTGGGCGGCTTGCCATCCCTCGGCGTACCCAGCATCGTGGGCTCGCGATTTTATCTGCTCGGCCTGTTGGTGTGCCTCCTCGAGCATCGCGTTGACCTGGAGTTGGCATTTCTGCAGTTGCTCGCGTCCCTGTTCAGCTAGATCCGATAGATTGAACTCGGTCAGGTTTGCATCGGCTGCGGCGTGGTCGGTTTCGCCACGGCGAGAAACTGTCTTGATGATCCTCGGTGCAGTCGATTTCGATGATTTGAGGATTCCAGCCATACGGTGTTATTTAAAGAGTAAACGAGGACAGTGTGGGATCACATCGCGACGGCGACGTGACCATGACTCGATCCCGTCGCGGCACCTGTGGGCCTGCTAGCGCTCGCTGCGCTCGCCTCAG of the Allorhodopirellula heiligendammensis genome contains:
- a CDS encoding FliH/SctL family protein, which produces MAGILKSSKSTAPRIIKTVSRRGETDHAAADANLTEFNLSDLAEQGREQLQKCQLQVNAMLEEAHQQAEQIKSRAHDAGYAEGWQAAQAEIESHIDCRAEQKAKTHVESLHTAVVQMTQQYDDWMQHYVDALTTTAITAAGQLTRSQLTLPADLADNKTAKPATSEHLLVRWAREALHGTRSENRLTLAVHPTTLAQLGPALRALLAHSDLPEDSEVIGDATLDVGDVVLRQNSGEIHAGLEAQLQRLGEQLR